From the Equus quagga isolate Etosha38 chromosome 16, UCLA_HA_Equagga_1.0, whole genome shotgun sequence genome, one window contains:
- the GLI4 gene encoding zinc finger protein GLI4, with product MSGDIFGCHHWGEVLLVSGGCWAGKLVNVLQRAGRLAAKARPWVGSKSDLRSQVPACPGSGVATGKHPYWTGPARGRRLLRAPPGPGGACVLPAHRTLWGGRSSRRRAHWAPSTLAAAERLTGCPSSVATEAAGLRAPRAFRKCVWTGGRGGAHFRPARGLPPPALKPVAAAWVWNLRSEFVLASSSDRRLRSASQGVHTFRPWGRWRPRGTVGSPLMSHPLSVSSHRGHLEPTTTRHGFTSTVINTAQACNSVPFDKQGKLPARRAPTALPPEGQPQQCSIPLSPSLVLRLKWNMPVAVAGTPSCSPKVRSQPPQEEELSDLDFQDVEEVQIGRDACWPDSESEPEQALPSPNSHDPEDEVDRDRGALRTLLRSLPRRPTCGDSFGQESSLERPAGQLPGAMPCSRERGTWRMTLMSQGASETEGGPERAAELGGSFGRGSALGARQGGPRGGKPHRCEACGKSFKYNSLLLKHQRIHTGEKPYACHECGKRFRGWSGFIQHHRIHTGEKPYECGQCGRAFSHSSHFTQHLRIHNGEKPYKCGECGQAFSQSSNLVRHQRLHTGEKPYACSQCGKAFIWSSVLIEHQRIHTGEKPYECPDCGKAFRGRSHFFRHLRTHTGEKPFACGVCGKAFGQSSQLIQHQRVHYRE from the exons atgtctggggacatttttggttgtcaccactGGGGAGAGGTGCTACTAGTGTCTGGGGGGTGCTGGGCAGGGAAGCTGGTCAACGTCCTGCAGCGCGCAGGACGCCTGGCAGCGAAGGCCCGGCCATGGGTGGGGTCCAAGTCGGACCTTCGCAGTCAG GTGCCTGCCTGCCCAGGCTCAGGGGTAGCCACGGGCAAGCACCCCTACTGGACTG GGCCCGCCCGAGGGCGCCGTCTGCTGAGAGCTCCGCCGGGTCCGGGCGGGGCCTGCGTCCTGCCTGCACATCGGACACTCTGGGGCGGCCGGTCCTCCCGGCGCCGCGCACACTGGGCCCCCAGCACCCTCGCTGCCGCCGAGCGTCTGACCGGCTGCCCTAGCAGCGTGGCCACCGAGGCGGCGGGCCTCCGGGCGCCCAGAGCGTTCCGGAAGTGTGTGTGGACGGGTGGGCGTGGCGGAGCGCACTTCCGGCCGGCGCGCGGGCTGCCACCTCCCGCTCTGAAG CCTGTTGCAGCAGCGTGGGTGTGGAACCTGCGGTCGGAGTTTGTGCTCGCGTCCTCGAGTGACCGTCGCCTCCGCTCAGCCAGCCAGG GTGTGCACACCTTCAGGCCTTGGGGAAGATGGCGGCCCCGGGGGACGGTCGGGAGTCCCCTCATGTCCCATCCCCTGTCAGTCTCGAGTCACCGGGGACACCTGGAGCCCACCACCACGAGGCACGGCTTCACCTCCACGGTCATCAACACG GCCCAAGCATGCAATTCTGTGCCATTTGACAAACAAGGAAAGCTTCCAGCCAGGAGAGCAcccactgccctccctccagagggccagccccagcagtgcAGCATCCCCCTGAGTCCGAGCCTGGTGCTTcggctgaagtggaacatgcctGTCGCTGTTGCTG GGACCCCCAGCTGCAGCCCCAAGGTGCGCTCTCAGCCACCACAGGAGGAGGAGCTGTCAGACCTGGATTTCCAAGATGTGGAGGAGGTCCAGATCGGCAGAGACGCCTGCTGGCCAG ATTCTGAGTCGGAGCCTGAGCAGGCTCTGCCATCTCCCAACTCACATGATCCTGAAGATGAGGTGGACCGGGACCGGGGGGCACTGAGGACCCTGCTGAGGAGCCTTCCCCGTAGACCCACGTGTGGGGACAGCTTTGGGCAGGAGTCCAGCTTGGAGCGCCCAGCAGGTCAGCTGCCAGGGGCCATGCCCTGCTCCCGGGAGAGGGGCACCTGGCGCATGACGCTCATGTCACAGGGAGCCTCTGAGACCGAGGGGGGCCCCGAGCGGGCCGCCGAGCTGGGGGGCAGCTTTGGCCGGGGCTCGGCCCTTGGGGCCCGACAGGGCGGCCCACGGGGTGGGAAGCCTCACAGGTGTGAGGCCTGCGGCAAGAGCTTCAAGTACAACTCCCTGCTGCTGAAGCACCAGCGCATCCACACGGGCGAGAAGCCCTACGCCTGCCACGAGTGTGGCAAGCGCTTCCGCGGCTGGTCGGGCTTCATCCAGCACCACCGCATCCACACCGGCGAGAAGCCCTACGAGTGCGGCCAGTGCGGGCGCGCCTTCAGCCACAGCTCGCACTTCACGCAGCACCTGCGCATCCACAATGGCGAGAAGCCCTACAAGTGCGGCGAGTGCGGCCAGGCCTTCAGCCAGAGCTCCAACCTGGTGCGGCACCAGCGGCTGCACACCGGCGAGAAGCCCTACGCCTGCAGCCAGTGCGGCAAGGCCTTCATCTGGAGCTCCGTGCTCATCGAGCACCAGCGCATCCACACAGGCGAGAAGCCCTATGAGTGCCCCGACTGCGGCAAGGCCTTCCGCGGCCGCTCCCACTTCTTCCGGCATCTGCGGACCCACACGGGCGAGAAGCCCTTTGCCTGCGGTGTCTGCGGCAAGGCCTTTGGCCAGAGCTCCCAGCTCATCCAGCACCAGAGGGTCCACTACCGGGAGTAG